The Stigmatopora argus isolate UIUO_Sarg chromosome 1, RoL_Sarg_1.0, whole genome shotgun sequence genome segment CAGCATTCACAAAATAAAACTGAACCTGGGGCCAGCCAATGAATCATTTTGATATGAACTGTAAAGAGAGATGGTTCACAGAATTGTTGATATGTGGTAACGCTGATGTAAACATTATGGAATGGTAACAAGGACAACAAGTGGAGAACGTTAACTTATATGTGTCGGCTACACTGGGGAGGTTGTTCGATTAAAAGACGACATGAAAataatgtgtgtgcgtgtgtgtgtgtaggtgtggcCATTGTTCATCATAGGAGGTATACTGTGATTGAACAGAAAGCAGCTGGGTAGGGGCTTGTGTCATGTTGTTCTTCCTGGTGTCTTCAGTTTTTACTTTTGGCTGCACTTTACCCgcaccccaccccaaaaaaggaGATTAAAATTAGGCTTcactgtttgttttctttttacacaTTATTAGTGCAGACAAACCACTCGTCTTTAAAAATAGCATAAAttaagaataaaacaaagaacaatacagaagaagcaagtggaaaaagtGCACGTTAACCATGATATTTGTCACATCATATGATACTTTTTCCTCATTGTTGCTTATGTTATGTTTCGAACTGTCTTTTTTGATATGTCTGGTATTTGAAGGTTAGATCCAGGCTGCTTCCCTGAGTTATCCATAAAATGCACAACAATGTCAACACCAAGGGCTATTTTAGTGGAACAAAGTCAAAATTTGATCAGTGGTGAGATTGCCACCTGGATTGCAGCAATCAGCTCCCTTTACTTCCTCGGACTataaatttgtgtttttgtgaatgactttttaaaaaaatcatagagAAAATTGAAAGAGACCCCTCccaactgcaacaacaactaCGTGTCAAAAATAACATTCACAAAAACCACGAGAGATCAAGAGAGAAGGAACAGCAGATGTGTAAGTTGCAGCATCTTGCCTGATATGTgctgtattttttccccaacaatTGTGTGCCATTCTGCAGCAGTGATAGGTCACTTGTGTTTGAGGTATATTTTCTCTAGCGTggacaaaaggaaaacaaacaaatgcatcTGTTGCTCCTAAAGTGCTAAGAATGAAGGAATTTTCAAACCTTGGCAGACTGCTGTAAATATGACACAACttacatacaaaaatattttacctgCAATTTATTAAGAGGATTTCATGTaacacgcaaaaaaaaatgttggttgtgagaataaaatggatcTTGCATCTTAGGCTTTATATATGATATGACCAGAATTGATAAGATATTGCGctttcttgtgtgcatttgtgtgtccTCTAAACTAAACACAACTGGCAAGTTAGCTTGGCCTTAAATTGTCTATTAGAGTGCCCTATACATGCATGGAGGAAAACTGACACAACATAGACATAATATGCAAGTTTGTCATCAAcatgagactttttttttcagggcaAGCAGAGACTTCACCATCAGAGGCACTGACCTGATGCATAATTTTTTTCTCAGGGCTGATTGATTacataaaatcatttttgaattaaaggattgaattttaattaaattttaatgaattgTTCCAATATTTGAGGACAGATAAGAATGACATTTTACATtagttaattgaattgaattgtcaaTAGAGGCAGCCTGGTTGTAGTTAATTTGCTTGCTAGCTAATTGCTCCGTAGTATTCATGTTGGATTATCTGCAAAATCTGTGTACGCATTCTACTATATTTTACACATTTCGACACCCACCATAAAAAGTGTAATAAAaccaaattcattttgatttgaagtatttcaagcaaatttaaatcaatttcTGGTTAGAACTAAGAGGAAGGAGGAAGAATATTTGAAATAGTCCGAGGACTCGGGAGTCAGGGGAGCAGCCTCAGATCTTTTGGAGGGAGTTAGTATGAGgaagaatgtctttttttttgcattcatcgACATGTGTATTGAAAaggaatgtgtatgtgtgtgtgtgtgtgtgtgtttgctggtGCAACTTGCATCTCACTCAGTCAATAGTTTGATCTCGCTGGCGAGCAACGTGTTGAAATTGTAGGCTGGGTCAGGAATACCCGGACCTGAGGCTTGGCAGGGGGGTGACTGGGAGGGTTCGGCAAGCTCGGGGTCACTTTCGCTCGAAGTGGAACCCACGCTCATGTTGCACACCGCTTCGGGCAAGGAGCTCCCCACGGTGGGAACCGGACACACTTCAGGCTCGCTGCTGGTCTCGCTGGTGCTTGACACTACTGACAGCAATGACATCTTTCGGGTGAGGCGGTTGGGGAGCATGGAAAGGGCATAGTCAGCAACGATGCCTGCCACGTCCATGCCACAAGCCTGATCGAAGGCGATGAAGCCCACATTGGCGTTGGCCTCACACACCACAAAGGAGCCGTCGTTGAGCTGCAGGAGGTCGATGCCGCACACATCCATGCCAAGGATGTTTGATACCTCCGTGGCCAACTGCTTGCCTTGCTCATTCAAAGGGCACATCATCCCCACGCCACCTTGATGACAGCAAACACATCAAGTCAATTTGGCAGTTGTGTGTTCTTGTCTTTTGGCACATTGGCTCATTTGAGTCAAATTTTGTGGATTACCGTGATCTGAAAAACTGAGGCAGATTTAGGTCAATTATAATTACCaacattatttcttttttccaaaTGCCAGAGTAATGAGAGaaaatttttgaaaatattttttgatttacttttttaaaagccaGATGTTTACAGTTCACCCAAATACTATATGACAGTCCATTACTGTTCTAACTAATCTTACAAGAGTCATACCATAAGACTAATTATGCTCATACGAATGACTACAGCCGACTTACTGCTTTAACAATATGAATACAGGCGAAAACCACAATCGATTTAAATTGATTGATCAGCtacgattaaatacaaataatgtatACAAAAAGTATAAGTGGTTTCTACTTTTCTTCAAACTCTAGTAAAGTGATTGGCTATTTCAAATGTAGAACTTAAGTCAAATACATTTGCAATTAATAACTTAAAGAGAAAGATAACATCTAGGGGCtgcttattttgaatttgtttttcataataGTGACTCATAAGTCTCATGAGTCATAAAAGTGACTCATGTTTTGCGacttttgaggaaaaaatatcTGCAGAGTCAATTTAATCtttaatttttgtaaataatcaagtagtatttttaaataatttaaatagtcTAATTTCAACACCGCACATATAGCCAACCTCGTAGATATTATATTACAAATCTTGAACAGGGCATTGTAAAAGTAAGAAGCTATTGCTTTGAGGACAATATACAGGGATATAAAAAAGACCCATCCAGTCTTGTGAGACGAGCATcccaaaaacactgaaaattattcaaaatttgaaataaatcagaAGAATAAGCCAAAACCTATTATCACGACAACTAAACAAGATAAGAGCAATGGGATGAGTTAATTTCTTTCTACCTTATTCACAGGAATTCAGCCTCTCCTGCTCAACTTCAGTAAACAAGTTTGCGGAATGCTGAATGCTGAAATTCATTTTGATAAGGGGGAATTTATGGCATGTGGATAGGTCATTAGCATAGAATGCATTGCGCACTAGTCAGCAAATTGCGATACTTAAAACTCCTACACTTGTGGTAAAACACCACTGCAAAGTCCCTGAGCGCAACGCATTGTTTTGGGTCAGAGAATAGAACTCCCATCTTTGAAAGTGCTTATTCTCATTACAGCATTTGTCCTGATCACAAGTTGGTAAATTCAAAAGCACTACATATGACATATAGCATAGGTGAAATCTTCAGATAGCCAATATATGATAATTTGGGTTAGAAAAGTAAGCAGAACCTGTGGCAAGAGGGCGTGAGTCATAATCATGGCAGATTAGGTGAAAGGGTACGATTTACTGTAGATGATGATCGGGTCCTAGTTTCGACCAGTATGGACAGGCCTCTGACTTTGGAAAACCTTCCTAAAAAGGTTCATGTTGTCCAAACAGCCATTTACCTCTTAGCACCCAGGGGATAGTATTAACATGGCATAAGAGACTtgaaatataatgtataatgtGTATGTATAATATAATGCCTAAACGACAATAGTAAGAACAGTGGAATACCTTTAAGAACAGCTTAAGTCACATAGCTTGTGCAGCAAGAGAATATTTGGGAACCTTTTGGTAAATGCATACCTAGGGAGCAGTTGCTTTGCATACGTCCATCAGTGGAACAGCGTAGCATGGAGCCGATGACCCTGCCGCCCACCAGGACCACACGTACATCACGGCCATGTGACTCCTTGACATACTCCTGAA includes the following:
- the rimkla gene encoding beta-citrylglutamate synthase B, yielding MCSRLWFVTDRRISQEYPQVQILRALKERCAEEDVEFRSLLMDQIVLTISEGQLGLQVDQETVTSYPQVVVVRVPTPWVQSDSDITVLRHLEKMGCRLINRPQAILNCVNKFWTFQELAGHGVPLPDTFSYGGHDNFRKMIDEAEPLGYPVVVKNARGHRGKAVFLARDKHHLTDLCHLIRHDTPYLFQEYVKESHGRDVRVVLVGGRVIGSMLRCSTDGRMQSNCSLGGVGMMCPLNEQGKQLATEVSNILGMDVCGIDLLQLNDGSFVVCEANANVGFIAFDQACGMDVAGIVADYALSMLPNRLTRKMSLLSVVSSTSETSSEPEVCPVPTVGSSLPEAVCNMSVGSTSSESDPELAEPSQSPPCQASGPGIPDPAYNFNTLLASEIKLLTE